One Cuculus canorus isolate bCucCan1 chromosome 1, bCucCan1.pri, whole genome shotgun sequence DNA segment encodes these proteins:
- the IRF5 gene encoding LOW QUALITY PROTEIN: interferon regulatory factor 5 (The sequence of the model RefSeq protein was modified relative to this genomic sequence to represent the inferred CDS: inserted 1 base in 1 codon; deleted 7 bases in 5 codons; substituted 1 base at 1 genomic stop codon), with amino-acid sequence MRKRRAQVRPPMDTPSRRVRLRPWLVAQVSSGRFPGLHWLDPERRRFAIPWLHATRHLGAPPDSHERPRRRGQRDTGRFHEGRDAPDPARWKATLRAPSNKSREFRLVLDGPRAVPPVPYRVYELCLGSNRXADEDDYDYGEEGDVSQLQKMTSLSISDTQHGGDLLPPYPWPKEEXPLLAAAAPVASFAPPPPVLLPREVGGTHGPPELPPTALAEPGPPLAPPAACPLVPMEQVIPNLLISPHMLPLTDLELKFQYRGRQVCALTISNPHGCRLFHSSLEPTQEQVELFGPLTLEQVRFPATDAIPNEKQRFYTHQLLDVLDRGLILELQGQDLYAIRLCQCKVFWTGPCASHHTGPNPIEREKKTKLFSLEGFLNGLILFQKGQTTTPPPFEIFFCFGEEWPDQKPKEKKLITVQVVPVAARLLLEMFSGELSWSADSIPLQISHPDLKDKMVEQFKELHQLWQNQQRLPTAQPEPSPATGPWALPPGSLP; translated from the exons ATGCGGAAGCGCCGAGCGCAGGTGCGACCG CCTATGGACACCCCATCGCGCCGCGTGCGCCTCCGGCCCTGGCTCGTGGCCCAGGTGAGCAGCGGGCGTTTCCCGGGGCTGCACTGGCTGGACCCTGAGCGGCGCCGCTTCGCCATCCCCTGGCTCCATGCCACCCGGCACCTCGGCGCGCCCCCTGAC TCCCATGAGCGGCCTCGCAGGCGTGGGCAACGGGACACGGGCCGGTTCCATGAGGGTCGGGATGCACCGGACCCC GCACGCTGGAAGGCGACTCTGCGC GCGCCCTCCAACAAGAGCCGCGAGTTCCGACTCGTCTTGGAC GGGCCCCGTGCGGTGCCCCCCGTGCCCTACCGGGTGTACGAGCTGTGCCTGGGGAGCAACAG ATGAGCAGACGAGGATGACTACGActatggagaggagggggatgTCAGCCAG CTCCAGAAGATGACATCTCTGAGTATCAGTG ACACCCAGCAT GGGGGAGACCTGCTGCCCCCCTACCCCTGGCCCAAGGAGG CCCCCCTTCTAGCAGCGGCTGCCCCCGTGGCATCCTTTGCACCGCCCCCTCCagtgctgctccccagggaggtggggggcaCCCACGGGCCGCCCGAGCTGCCTCCCACGGCCCTCGCCGAGCCGGGGCCCCCTCTGGCCCCCCCAGCCGCCTGCCCGCTGGTACCCATGGAGCAAGTGATCCCTAACCTGCTCATCAGCCCCCACATGCTGCCAC TGACCGACCTGGAGCTCAAGTTCCAGTACCGGGGCCGCCAGGTCTGCGCCCTCACCATCAGCAACCCCCACGGCTGCCGCCTCTTCCATAGCAGCCTAGAGCCCACGCAGGAGCAGGTGGAGCTCTTTGGGCCGCTGACACTGGAGCAGGTCCGCTTCCCCGCCACTGAC GCCATCCCCAACGAGAAGCAGCGGTTCTACACCCACCAGCTCCTGGACGTGTTGGACCGTGGACTcatcctggagctgcagggccAGGACCTCTATGCCATCCGCCTCTGCCAGTGCAAGGTCTTCTGGACGGGGCCCTGCGCCTCCCATCACACCGGCCCCAACCCCATCGAGAGAGAGAAGAAGACCAAGCTTTTCAGTCTGGAGGGGTTTCTCAATG GCCTCATCCTGTTTCAGAAGGGCCAGACCACCACCCCTCCTCCCTTCGAGATCTTCTTCTGCTTCGGTGAGGAGTGGCCGGACCAGAAACCCAAGGAGAAGAAGCTCATCACGGTGCAG GTGGTGCCAGTGGCAGCAcggctgctgctggagatgttCTCGGGCGAGTTGTCCTGGTCGGCTGACAGCATCCCGCTGCAGATCTCCCACCCTGACCTCAAGGACAAGATGGTGGAGCAGTTCAAGGAGCTCCACCAGCTTTGGCAGAACCAGCAACGGCTGCCGACAGCACAGCCAGAACCCAGCCCCGCCACTGGCCCCTGGGCACTGCCACCTGGGTCCCTGCCTTAG